The proteins below are encoded in one region of Clostridia bacterium:
- a CDS encoding O-antigen ligase family protein, translating into GGMVAFALQCVFVAVVLLVRSRSTVPALTVTCALLLTVGLGLWLSSDQVIGRLTSIGQEADSVSRLQVSKDSLQMVKLHPVLGWGLGTFPTVYPQYRSFATDLFMNEAHNDVVQLLVETGVTGLSLALMLMLIVFREGIRQLNRAAFETWHTTGVVAALTACVGLSLHSLFDFNLHIPANAMLFYVLCALAASNGREETPVVRRLRRSGETAIVEV; encoded by the coding sequence CGGAGGCATGGTGGCCTTCGCTTTGCAATGCGTCTTTGTGGCTGTCGTGCTGTTGGTGCGGTCGCGATCCACAGTGCCTGCGCTGACGGTTACTTGCGCACTATTGCTGACAGTGGGCTTAGGTCTATGGCTCTCGTCAGACCAGGTGATTGGACGCCTAACGAGCATTGGCCAGGAAGCCGATTCAGTGAGCCGCCTACAGGTTTCGAAAGACAGCTTGCAAATGGTGAAGCTACACCCGGTGTTAGGCTGGGGCTTGGGAACATTCCCGACCGTCTATCCGCAATATCGGAGCTTCGCGACAGATCTGTTCATGAACGAAGCGCATAACGACGTTGTGCAACTGCTGGTGGAGACAGGCGTGACGGGTCTCTCGCTGGCGCTGATGCTGATGCTGATTGTCTTTCGTGAAGGCATCCGGCAGCTCAATCGGGCCGCTTTCGAAACGTGGCACACCACGGGAGTCGTCGCCGCATTAACGGCCTGCGTCGGCCTGAGCCTTCACAGCCTGTTCGATTTCAATCTGCACATTCCGGCGAATGCGATGTTGTTCTACGTATTGTGCGCGCTTGCGGCATCGAACGGGCGCGAAGAAACGCCAGTCGTCCGCAGGCTTCGCCGAAGCGGAGAAACTGCGATTGTTGAGGTCTAG
- a CDS encoding nucleoside-diphosphate sugar epimerase/dehydratase, with the protein MRRVSQFLNQLPSGFYSRPMQLVIDLVLSSVAVFVAFHVRFENGLAPGFRFTMWAMIVLVPIVRWGSITALNGYEILWRYFSFRDVQLLAFACLPPTMLLLLIRATRPASFPISTGVVVIEYATFLFMAASARGMRRLVFELSRGDGSDRKRALVIGSDDTLAAALHDLQQNPNISILGLLAPEQRLHGKVICGVTVLGGPEQLATVLVQHSIALVLVADASMPCVGECVATAAECGTEVRLLPSANNVLRGDVKVHASPNPEVVLAKAAGKGEQRTEVIEAFRGRSVLITGAGGSIGSELCNQVSAFPVKRIILLDQDENSIFEIHAELRQRNTKAELVQVVGDIRNTSQMRRVFSTYSPDIVLHAAAYKHVPLMEVNRSQAVMNNVIGTREIADLAIELGVERFLMISTDKAVRPTSIMGATKRVAEILVHNRAVRPGCKTKFACVRFGNVLGSRGSVVPIFLRQIAEGRPVTITHELMTRYFMTIPEAVQLVLQAVTLALRGEVYMLDMGDPVEIMTLARKLIQAAGLRPGIDIPINITGIRPGEKLHEQLWSEGAHVTPTSFKRVFRVVSSAVPPKIDGELVALERLASAGAEGEILGVLKRLPIDFLQQHHTAVASARK; encoded by the coding sequence TTGCGACGCGTTTCGCAATTCCTGAATCAATTGCCATCCGGCTTTTACTCGCGCCCGATGCAGTTGGTGATCGATCTGGTTCTTTCGTCGGTGGCAGTCTTTGTCGCATTCCACGTGCGGTTCGAGAATGGTTTAGCGCCCGGCTTCCGATTCACCATGTGGGCGATGATCGTGCTGGTTCCCATCGTGCGATGGGGGTCGATCACTGCTTTAAACGGATACGAAATTCTTTGGCGGTATTTCAGTTTCCGCGACGTGCAGTTGCTCGCATTCGCATGTCTCCCGCCCACCATGCTTCTCCTGCTCATACGCGCAACGCGTCCAGCGAGCTTCCCCATTTCGACGGGCGTGGTCGTGATCGAGTACGCCACATTCCTGTTCATGGCGGCCTCGGCACGGGGAATGCGCCGCCTGGTTTTTGAACTGTCTCGTGGCGACGGCTCCGACCGAAAGCGCGCACTGGTGATAGGCAGCGATGACACCCTTGCGGCTGCACTTCACGATCTGCAACAGAATCCGAACATCTCGATTCTTGGGCTGCTCGCCCCTGAACAACGGCTGCACGGAAAAGTTATCTGTGGCGTAACCGTTCTTGGCGGCCCCGAGCAACTCGCCACGGTGCTGGTGCAACACTCGATCGCGCTGGTGCTGGTGGCGGATGCCAGCATGCCCTGCGTCGGTGAATGTGTTGCGACGGCCGCAGAATGTGGGACTGAGGTGCGGTTGCTGCCCTCGGCTAACAACGTTCTGCGCGGCGACGTGAAGGTTCACGCCAGTCCCAATCCAGAGGTTGTCCTTGCCAAAGCTGCCGGCAAGGGAGAACAGCGCACCGAAGTGATTGAAGCGTTCCGAGGACGTTCCGTGCTCATTACCGGCGCGGGTGGCTCTATCGGGTCCGAGCTGTGTAACCAGGTTTCCGCATTTCCGGTGAAGCGCATCATCCTGCTCGATCAGGATGAGAACTCGATCTTCGAGATTCACGCGGAGTTGCGCCAGCGCAATACCAAAGCTGAATTGGTTCAGGTTGTCGGCGATATCCGAAACACAAGTCAGATGCGCCGCGTCTTCTCAACCTACTCGCCAGACATCGTGCTGCACGCCGCGGCTTACAAGCACGTTCCTCTGATGGAAGTGAACCGTTCGCAGGCGGTGATGAACAACGTTATCGGCACGCGCGAGATCGCGGACCTGGCCATTGAGCTTGGCGTTGAGAGATTCCTGATGATTTCGACCGACAAGGCCGTGCGCCCAACCAGCATCATGGGCGCGACGAAGCGCGTTGCCGAGATACTGGTACACAACCGCGCCGTGCGTCCCGGCTGCAAGACTAAGTTTGCATGCGTGCGCTTTGGCAACGTACTCGGAAGTCGTGGCAGCGTGGTTCCTATTTTTCTTCGGCAGATCGCAGAGGGCCGCCCCGTGACCATCACGCACGAGTTGATGACGCGCTACTTCATGACCATCCCAGAAGCCGTTCAACTCGTACTGCAAGCGGTAACGCTAGCGTTGAGGGGGGAAGTTTATATGCTCGATATGGGCGATCCTGTCGAGATCATGACACTGGCGCGAAAACTGATCCAAGCGGCTGGCCTTCGGCCAGGGATCGATATCCCAATCAACATCACGGGAATTCGTCCCGGCGAAAAATTGCACGAGCAGCTATGGAGCGAAGGCGCCCACGTCACGCCAACCAGTTTCAAACGCGTCTTCCGCGTTGTGTCATCCGCGGTTCCTCCCAAGATCGATGGCGAGTTGGTCGCCTTGGAGCGGCTGGCTTCGGCAGGTGCCGAAGGCGAAATACTCGGCGTACTGAAGCGACTGCCCATCGACTTCCTCCAACAGCATCACACGGCGGTAGCGAGCGCACGCAAATGA
- a CDS encoding class I SAM-dependent methyltransferase produces the protein MNTSPESNWNTFARVNASQRWRKPSAAMGKQVTETLVAEARVEPGMEVLDIASGTGEPAISIATLLQQSSTQGSPGRVVATDISPDPLKVAEQRARDRGLTNMEFTPADVHQLPFEDGRFDRVTCRLGVMFFADLPRALREIRRVLKPNGRVTLLAWGPLEQPYFGVTIGAIVRAAPGLAVPTSGEKMFKFGEPGTLTKALREAGFGHVDEVTKDVPWNWPDTPEEFWAYFQEVTIPFKPLFQAIPPERHDDVHRQVLAAIRNVYDGLEVKFNARVVLASATPSLQG, from the coding sequence GTGAATACTTCGCCGGAATCGAACTGGAATACCTTCGCGCGCGTAAATGCCAGCCAGCGCTGGCGCAAGCCCTCGGCCGCAATGGGAAAGCAAGTAACGGAGACCCTCGTCGCGGAGGCTCGCGTCGAACCAGGGATGGAAGTGCTCGATATCGCCTCGGGTACGGGCGAACCGGCAATCTCGATTGCCACCTTGCTGCAGCAATCGAGCACCCAAGGGTCGCCGGGCCGGGTCGTCGCAACAGACATCTCGCCTGACCCGCTGAAGGTGGCGGAACAGCGTGCCCGCGATCGCGGCCTTACGAATATGGAATTCACTCCCGCCGACGTCCACCAACTGCCGTTCGAAGATGGGCGTTTTGACCGCGTCACCTGCCGACTGGGCGTAATGTTTTTCGCGGACTTGCCGCGCGCGCTTCGAGAGATCCGCCGTGTGCTCAAACCAAACGGCCGCGTTACCCTGCTTGCCTGGGGGCCGCTGGAGCAGCCTTACTTCGGCGTGACAATCGGCGCCATAGTCCGTGCCGCGCCTGGTCTTGCTGTACCCACTTCTGGCGAGAAGATGTTCAAATTCGGAGAGCCTGGAACTCTGACAAAAGCGCTGCGCGAAGCAGGTTTCGGACATGTGGACGAGGTCACGAAGGACGTCCCATGGAATTGGCCGGACACGCCCGAGGAATTCTGGGCGTACTTTCAGGAAGTTACTATTCCATTCAAACCACTCTTCCAGGCCATCCCCCCTGAGCGCCACGACGACGTTCACCGGCAAGTCCTCGCGGCGATTCGCAATGTTTATGACGGACTAGAGGTGAAGTTCAACGCCCGAGTTGTGCTGGCATCCGCGACGCCCAGCCTGCAAGGTTAA
- a CDS encoding multidrug efflux RND transporter permease subunit: MFVNFFIRRPVFATVCSLLIILAGALAIPTLPIAQFPVLAPPQVSVNAFYTGANSRAVETSVTTVLEQVINGAEGMDYLSSTSGNDGSSSITATFDVSRNLDIAAVDVQNRASTALGRLPAEVQTTGLSINKNSGSFVLAAGFYSDENRYDSLFISNYLDVYVKDALKRVKGVGDVLIFGERKYAMRLWLDPVRLAKRDLTAQDVVDALREQNVQVAAGQVGEPPSMSGQAFQISVRAVGRLLDPKQFEAIIIKRAPDGSLIQLRDVGRAELGAESYGSNLAYNGHEAIGLGVLQLSNANALDVDKGVLQELERLSHQFPPGLKYQVAFDTTRAVSESINEVLKTLVEAIVIVVLVIFLFLQSWRSTVIPAITIPVSLIGAFAFVKLFGFSINTLTLFGITLATGLVVDDAIVVIENVERHIHEGIHDAAEASRVAMSEVTSAVIATSIVLIAVFVPVALFPGTTGRMYQQFALTIAFSIALSAFNALTLTPALSAILLRHTEKPQHAFFRVINRMIERGTQSYVNILNRLERRRVLVVLVFLAGLGATYWVYRTVPTSFVPDEDQGYFITLVQAPPGASLDYTTRVATRASQILAENKDITGVFSVPGYSFSGAAPNRALIFINLRDIAERKGRSHSAQAIIDSVRGPLMGISEAVVVPFLPPPIQGLGNFGGFQFQLEQLGSGTTEELDGVLQTFLNKARQRKDLSGLFSSFTANDPQFLVEIDREKAKSLGVPFTQITSALQIYMGSQYVNDFDFNNRSYRVYVQADKQFRAQPRDLRQFYVRSGDGRMVPLDSVVNIRETTNPSIISHYNLFRTAEINGSAAQGYSSGQALQAMEQVAKETLPASYSFEWTGLSLEEIQSGGQSMILFGLGLVVVYLTLSAQYESFVLPFIILLAVPMAVLGALAAQWMRGLQNDVYCQVGLVMLIGLASKNAILIVEFAEQLQAKGMGLVESAIEAARLRLRPILMTSVAFILGMLPLVFATGAGAAGRHSVGTSVFGGMILSSILNLFIIPVLYVMVRSWLPFKVPALQAAPQTGD; this comes from the coding sequence ATGTTCGTAAATTTCTTTATACGACGCCCGGTATTTGCCACCGTTTGTTCGCTCCTCATCATTCTCGCCGGAGCGCTGGCGATCCCGACTTTGCCAATTGCGCAGTTCCCGGTGCTCGCACCGCCGCAGGTGTCGGTGAACGCCTTCTACACGGGCGCGAATTCGCGGGCCGTCGAAACCAGCGTCACTACCGTGCTCGAGCAGGTCATCAACGGCGCGGAGGGTATGGACTACCTGAGTTCAACCAGCGGCAATGATGGCTCAAGCTCGATTACTGCCACGTTCGATGTGAGCCGTAACCTGGATATCGCAGCCGTGGATGTTCAAAACAGGGCGTCAACGGCACTCGGCCGCCTTCCTGCAGAAGTGCAGACAACAGGGCTGTCGATCAACAAGAACTCCGGATCGTTTGTTCTGGCCGCCGGCTTCTATTCGGACGAGAACCGGTACGACAGCTTATTCATCAGCAACTATCTCGACGTCTACGTGAAGGACGCGCTTAAGCGGGTGAAGGGTGTCGGCGATGTACTAATCTTTGGCGAACGCAAATACGCGATGCGCCTCTGGCTGGACCCCGTCCGATTGGCCAAGCGTGACCTCACGGCACAGGACGTTGTGGATGCCCTCCGCGAGCAGAACGTACAGGTCGCGGCGGGACAAGTTGGGGAACCACCGTCCATGTCTGGACAGGCGTTCCAGATCAGCGTTCGCGCTGTCGGGCGACTGCTGGACCCGAAGCAATTTGAGGCTATCATCATCAAGCGCGCGCCGGATGGCTCGTTGATTCAGTTGCGCGACGTGGGCCGTGCCGAACTCGGCGCAGAGAGCTACGGATCGAACCTGGCGTACAACGGCCACGAGGCAATTGGCCTTGGCGTGTTGCAACTCTCTAACGCCAACGCGTTGGACGTTGATAAAGGAGTGCTTCAGGAACTCGAGCGCCTCTCACATCAGTTCCCGCCGGGACTGAAGTACCAGGTTGCATTTGACACGACGAGAGCAGTGAGCGAATCGATCAACGAGGTATTGAAGACGCTGGTCGAAGCAATCGTGATCGTCGTGCTTGTCATCTTCCTGTTCCTGCAAAGCTGGCGTAGCACGGTGATTCCGGCAATCACGATTCCGGTCTCACTGATCGGCGCATTCGCATTCGTCAAGCTATTCGGATTCTCGATCAATACGCTTACGCTGTTTGGAATCACGTTGGCTACGGGGCTGGTAGTCGATGATGCGATCGTCGTCATTGAGAACGTTGAGCGCCATATTCACGAAGGCATTCACGACGCAGCGGAAGCGTCGCGTGTTGCCATGAGCGAGGTGACCAGCGCGGTCATCGCAACTTCGATCGTGCTGATTGCTGTCTTTGTTCCGGTGGCGTTATTCCCGGGCACGACCGGAAGGATGTACCAGCAGTTCGCTCTGACAATCGCATTCTCCATCGCGCTGTCAGCATTTAATGCACTCACGCTGACGCCTGCGTTGTCGGCAATACTGCTGCGACACACGGAAAAACCACAACATGCGTTTTTTCGCGTCATCAACCGAATGATCGAACGCGGAACTCAGTCCTATGTCAACATCCTGAATCGCCTGGAGCGACGGCGTGTGTTGGTGGTGCTGGTATTCCTGGCCGGGCTTGGGGCAACTTACTGGGTCTACAGAACTGTGCCCACCAGCTTCGTTCCCGACGAGGATCAGGGCTACTTCATTACGCTGGTCCAGGCTCCTCCGGGTGCATCGCTGGATTACACGACGCGGGTCGCGACACGTGCCAGCCAGATCCTTGCAGAAAACAAGGACATCACGGGAGTCTTCTCGGTTCCGGGATATAGCTTTTCCGGTGCAGCTCCGAACCGTGCGCTGATCTTCATCAACTTGCGTGATATAGCAGAACGAAAAGGCAGGAGTCACTCTGCGCAGGCGATCATCGATTCCGTTCGCGGCCCGTTAATGGGCATTTCGGAAGCGGTCGTCGTTCCGTTCTTGCCGCCGCCAATCCAAGGTCTAGGCAATTTCGGTGGCTTCCAATTCCAACTCGAACAGCTTGGAAGCGGCACAACGGAAGAATTGGATGGGGTGCTGCAAACGTTCCTGAACAAGGCACGCCAGCGCAAGGACCTGTCAGGATTGTTCAGCAGCTTCACTGCGAACGATCCACAATTTCTGGTTGAGATCGATCGCGAGAAGGCGAAGAGCCTCGGCGTACCATTCACGCAAATCACGTCAGCACTGCAGATCTACATGGGCTCGCAGTACGTGAACGATTTCGATTTCAATAATCGTTCTTACCGCGTATATGTGCAGGCGGACAAGCAGTTTCGTGCGCAGCCTCGTGATCTGCGGCAATTCTACGTTCGTTCGGGCGACGGTCGCATGGTGCCGCTGGATAGCGTTGTTAACATTCGCGAAACGACTAATCCCAGCATCATCAGCCACTACAACCTGTTCCGCACGGCGGAGATCAATGGTAGCGCGGCACAGGGATACAGCTCAGGTCAGGCGCTCCAGGCGATGGAACAAGTAGCAAAAGAAACGCTGCCAGCCAGTTATTCGTTCGAGTGGACGGGGCTTTCGCTGGAGGAGATTCAATCGGGAGGCCAGTCAATGATTCTGTTCGGTTTGGGACTGGTCGTGGTATATCTCACACTTTCGGCGCAGTACGAAAGCTTCGTGCTGCCGTTCATTATTCTGCTGGCGGTGCCGATGGCGGTGCTGGGAGCTCTCGCAGCACAATGGATGCGGGGCCTGCAAAACGATGTTTACTGCCAGGTTGGACTCGTGATGCTAATCGGCTTGGCAAGTAAGAATGCGATTTTGATTGTGGAGTTCGCGGAGCAGCTTCAGGCCAAGGGCATGGGACTGGTCGAGTCGGCAATCGAAGCAGCCCGCCTTCGTCTGCGACCGATCTTGATGACCTCGGTTGCATTCATCCTCGGCATGCTGCCGCTGGTCTTCGCAACCGGTGCCGGTGCTGCCGGACGCCACTCGGTGGGAACGTCCGTTTTCGGCGGCATGATTCTGTCATCAATCCTCAATCTGTTCATCATTCCGGTGCTTTACGTCATGGTGCGGAGTTGGCTGCCGTTCAAGGTTCCAGCGCTCCAGGCGGCGCCCCAAACTGGAGACTAG